A genome region from Thermococcus onnurineus NA1 includes the following:
- a CDS encoding ribose-phosphate diphosphokinase: MIVVGSGARHLEDEIRKLGGEVLDVEIKKFPDGEKYVRVFGSGDEALVVQSTFKPQDENLIELLLIGDALRERGFENLSAIVPYLAYSRQDRVTREGEPVSVRAIMRALGLYYDELYVFDLHNPETLRFFPGKAVNLSPARAIAEYFGEKLGDGIILAPDKGARERARVVAEKLGLEYSHFEKRRISPTEVQMWPVDIDVKGKNVLIVDDIISTGGTMVRAANLLREMGAEKIFVAATHGVFAEGAIERVSKAVDELAVTNTIPTPVSRISIVPDIVSL, from the coding sequence ATGATAGTGGTCGGAAGCGGTGCGAGGCACCTGGAGGACGAGATAAGGAAGCTCGGCGGTGAGGTTCTCGACGTCGAGATTAAGAAGTTCCCGGATGGGGAGAAGTATGTTCGCGTTTTTGGCTCGGGCGATGAGGCCCTTGTGGTTCAGTCGACATTTAAGCCGCAGGATGAGAACCTCATCGAGCTGCTCCTCATAGGCGACGCCCTCCGCGAGAGGGGCTTTGAGAACCTCAGTGCCATTGTCCCATACCTAGCCTATTCCAGGCAGGACAGGGTTACAAGGGAGGGCGAACCGGTAAGCGTTAGGGCTATCATGAGAGCGCTTGGCCTCTACTACGACGAGCTTTACGTCTTTGATCTGCACAATCCCGAAACTCTCAGGTTCTTCCCAGGTAAGGCGGTGAACCTCTCGCCGGCAAGGGCGATAGCTGAGTACTTCGGCGAGAAACTCGGCGATGGTATAATCCTTGCCCCGGACAAGGGTGCCCGGGAGAGGGCTAGAGTGGTTGCCGAGAAGCTCGGGCTGGAGTACAGCCACTTCGAGAAGAGGAGGATTTCCCCAACTGAGGTTCAGATGTGGCCAGTTGATATCGACGTGAAAGGCAAAAACGTGCTTATAGTGGACGACATCATAAGCACGGGCGGCACGATGGTTAGAGCCGCGAACCTGCTCAGGGAGATGGGTGCTGAGAAGATATTCGTGGCGGCAACGCACGGCGTCTTCGCTGAGGGTGCAATAGAGAGAGTTAGTAAAGCCGTGGATGAGCTCGCCGTAACCAACACAATACCGACGCCGGTTTCGAGGATAAGCATAGTGCCGGATATAGTGAGTCTTTAG
- a CDS encoding DUF1614 domain-containing protein produces the protein MNNRRLIIPPVSLPVLVVIFILFLLVFLLFSSIVMAAFAKLGIPPQVAYALFLFALLGSFINIPIAEETSYEPVIRVGEVRFFGIPYPVPYFDWEERKVIIAINVGGALVPLSIVIYELLRLVYLGQFGLLFNTLLAVAIAALFSHAIAKPVKGLGIAMPLFLPPLMALILALLLGDGNPPLVAYVSGTMGVLIGADLMNWRKIKNLGAPMVSIGGAGTFDGIFLAGLIAVLLA, from the coding sequence ATGAACAATAGGCGCCTCATAATTCCGCCGGTCTCACTGCCAGTCCTTGTAGTCATCTTCATCCTCTTTCTCCTCGTTTTTCTCCTGTTCTCGAGCATAGTTATGGCGGCCTTTGCGAAGCTTGGAATCCCTCCGCAGGTCGCCTATGCGCTTTTCCTTTTCGCATTGCTCGGCAGCTTCATCAACATCCCCATAGCTGAGGAAACCTCCTACGAGCCGGTCATACGGGTGGGGGAGGTTCGGTTCTTTGGAATCCCCTATCCAGTCCCCTATTTTGATTGGGAAGAGAGAAAGGTCATAATAGCCATAAACGTTGGCGGCGCTTTGGTTCCCCTCAGTATCGTCATCTACGAGCTTCTCAGGCTCGTCTATCTCGGGCAATTCGGGCTACTCTTCAACACGCTCCTCGCGGTTGCGATAGCGGCCCTCTTTAGCCATGCCATAGCGAAGCCGGTTAAGGGTCTAGGAATAGCAATGCCGCTATTTTTGCCTCCTTTGATGGCTCTGATCCTAGCCCTTCTTCTTGGTGACGGAAACCCTCCGCTGGTGGCCTACGTGAGCGGAACGATGGGAGTTCTCATAGGGGCAGATTTGATGAACTGGCGCAAAATCAAGAACCTCGGCGCACCGATGGTGAGCATAGGTGGGGCTGGAACCTTCGACGGTATCTTTCTGGCCGGTCTGATTGCCGTTCTCCTGGCATAA
- a CDS encoding ASCH domain-containing protein, with protein MAVEVETRKKGLIVREPFATLIVEGKKVWEIRKSRTRVRGEILILNGGKALGKAELVEVLGPFTPEELAEHRDKHLADLEFLRAYSNGRPLYAWVLRNAEKFEKPAKVNIAKGVQVWANVVMKDEQ; from the coding sequence ATGGCGGTGGAAGTTGAAACCCGAAAGAAGGGTCTAATAGTGAGAGAGCCCTTCGCGACGCTCATCGTTGAGGGTAAAAAGGTCTGGGAAATAAGGAAGTCCCGCACGAGGGTGAGAGGTGAGATCCTGATTCTGAATGGAGGGAAGGCTCTGGGAAAGGCTGAACTGGTCGAGGTTCTTGGACCATTCACGCCCGAAGAGCTTGCTGAGCACAGGGACAAACACCTCGCTGATCTCGAGTTCCTCAGGGCCTATTCGAATGGAAGGCCCCTCTATGCGTGGGTTCTCCGCAACGCGGAGAAGTTCGAAAAACCTGCGAAGGTGAACATTGCCAAGGGAGTCCAGGTGTGGGCGAACGTGGTGATGAAGGATGAACAATAG
- a CDS encoding MBL fold metallo-hydrolase yields MRIIWYGHACFWVETKGVRLLIDPYPEVDDDRIGEVDYILITHEHSDHYGKVELLSRLRDATVIGPKPVYLMAISDGVTKVREIEEDQTIELENGVKVTAIYVEHPSSQYPVGYLIEGDKTLFHTGDTYSTPTIQRLRGKVDVLLVPISGRSTANEREAAQIIEDIRPRMVIPMHYGVYGGGSVEKLLEELKKRRIWTLVKPLKLYEELSL; encoded by the coding sequence ATGAGGATTATCTGGTATGGACACGCGTGCTTCTGGGTCGAGACAAAGGGTGTGAGACTGCTCATCGACCCGTATCCCGAGGTTGACGACGACAGAATAGGCGAAGTCGACTACATCCTGATAACCCACGAGCACAGCGACCACTACGGCAAGGTCGAGCTCCTCTCGAGGTTGCGCGATGCAACCGTTATCGGACCGAAGCCAGTATATCTCATGGCTATCAGCGACGGGGTAACAAAAGTCAGGGAAATCGAGGAGGATCAGACCATAGAGCTCGAGAACGGCGTCAAGGTTACCGCAATATACGTTGAGCATCCCTCCAGCCAGTACCCGGTCGGATACCTAATAGAAGGGGACAAAACGTTGTTTCACACGGGGGACACATATTCGACGCCGACCATTCAGAGACTCCGCGGAAAGGTCGACGTTCTGCTGGTGCCCATAAGCGGCCGCTCGACGGCGAACGAACGCGAAGCAGCTCAGATAATCGAGGACATAAGGCCGAGAATGGTCATCCCGATGCACTATGGGGTCTACGGAGGGGGAAGCGTCGAGAAGCTCCTGGAGGAACTCAAGAAGAGGCGCATCTGGACCTTGGTGAAGCCCCTCAAGCTCTACGAGGAGCTCTCGCTTTAG
- the radB gene encoding DNA repair and recombination protein RadB, with translation MLSTGVKSLDELLGGGIAPEVLTQVYGSFATGKTTLAVQIGLLSGGKVAYVDTEGGFSPERLAQMAESRGLDPEEALQRFILFTPADFKEQRRTIGSLKKIVDKSFSLIVVDSITAHYRVEEQRKNLTAELGKQLQVLLWLARKLGIPVIVINQVHFDSRAERMKPVAEHTLGYRCKDILRLDKLNTPGLRVALLERHRFRPEGGMVYFRITEKGIEDVLGREE, from the coding sequence ATGCTGAGCACGGGAGTCAAATCACTGGATGAACTTCTCGGAGGGGGCATAGCCCCCGAGGTTCTGACCCAAGTTTATGGGAGTTTCGCCACCGGAAAGACCACCCTTGCCGTTCAGATTGGCCTCCTGAGCGGCGGGAAGGTTGCATACGTCGATACAGAGGGCGGCTTTTCTCCCGAGAGGCTCGCCCAGATGGCTGAATCCAGGGGCCTCGACCCTGAGGAAGCCCTCCAGAGATTCATTCTTTTCACTCCAGCAGATTTCAAGGAACAGAGAAGGACAATAGGAAGCCTGAAGAAGATCGTCGATAAGAGTTTCTCCCTCATCGTCGTGGATTCCATAACGGCTCACTACAGGGTTGAAGAGCAGAGGAAGAACCTCACCGCTGAACTCGGGAAGCAGTTGCAGGTTCTCCTGTGGCTCGCAAGGAAGCTCGGTATCCCAGTAATCGTGATAAATCAGGTGCACTTCGACAGCCGCGCCGAGAGAATGAAGCCAGTTGCCGAGCACACCCTCGGATACCGCTGCAAGGACATTCTGAGGTTGGATAAGCTGAACACACCTGGATTGCGCGTGGCCCTTCTGGAGAGGCACAGGTTCAGGCCAGAGGGCGGCATGGTGTACTTCAGGATAACCGAGAAGGGCATAGAGGACGTGCTTGGGAGAGAAGAATAG
- a CDS encoding Rne/Rng family ribonuclease codes for MSTDTGVSVRVRGIYSTALTKLFLDRGFGISQPSQKIVERFNLEKTYDEFDVDVYDKKNHHGVVLVGTRVEEVRKVLEDELIDVFFRKLPYQLYGIYKGMIVKRDERYVYIDIGSAIGTVVADELPNAMEGDEVLVQVKKHNLLPHLSVTLTIPGDYAVLIPKPIGAQRHVKISRKIRDQSERERLRILGLSIDLGEWGILWRTAAAYKDWNTLRDEIIKLSKLADKLKKADSYTAPSVIIEGRNIYEVEFGGGAKKKLDEIRNKVVPTVEGHHQLKAYDPELSFAVEIAEGILAKVPGQRGKVRQGFWEALISNRGPKKGWLFSLEHYKPDGQRIKIGPGEIVEVSMNPLKVTIKRHLKPGKFYDGLDIPIEFGDYVITEIEAGKWWFVHRYYDRDGNLKGEYYNINTPVEIYPDRARYVDLEVDIVKWPDGKKEIIDKDKLTEHYEEGIITEKLYKAVLRITQEVFERV; via the coding sequence GTGTCTACAGACACAGGAGTTTCAGTTCGGGTTAGGGGCATCTACAGCACGGCCCTCACGAAGCTCTTCCTCGACAGGGGCTTTGGCATCTCCCAGCCGAGCCAGAAGATCGTCGAGCGCTTCAACCTCGAAAAGACCTACGACGAGTTTGACGTTGATGTTTACGACAAGAAGAACCATCACGGTGTCGTTCTCGTTGGGACGAGGGTTGAGGAGGTTAGGAAGGTCCTTGAGGACGAGCTGATAGATGTTTTCTTTAGAAAGCTTCCCTACCAGCTCTATGGGATATACAAGGGAATGATCGTCAAGAGAGACGAGCGTTACGTTTACATCGACATAGGCAGTGCCATAGGCACAGTCGTTGCCGACGAGCTTCCAAACGCTATGGAAGGCGACGAAGTCCTCGTCCAGGTCAAGAAGCACAACCTCCTGCCGCATCTGAGCGTTACTTTGACCATTCCCGGTGACTACGCGGTGCTCATTCCAAAGCCGATAGGGGCGCAGAGGCACGTGAAGATATCCAGAAAGATACGCGACCAGAGCGAGAGGGAGAGGCTTAGGATCCTCGGACTCAGCATAGACCTCGGGGAGTGGGGAATACTCTGGAGGACTGCCGCAGCCTATAAGGACTGGAACACCCTCAGGGATGAGATAATAAAGCTTTCCAAGCTCGCCGACAAGCTCAAGAAGGCGGACTCCTACACGGCTCCATCTGTCATAATTGAGGGCAGGAACATCTACGAGGTCGAGTTCGGTGGAGGGGCAAAGAAGAAGCTCGACGAGATAAGAAACAAGGTTGTTCCCACCGTTGAGGGTCACCACCAGCTGAAAGCCTATGACCCAGAGCTCAGTTTTGCGGTTGAAATAGCCGAGGGAATCCTCGCCAAGGTTCCGGGCCAGAGGGGAAAGGTGAGGCAGGGCTTCTGGGAGGCTTTGATTAGTAACAGGGGGCCGAAGAAGGGCTGGCTTTTCAGCCTGGAGCACTACAAGCCCGACGGCCAGAGGATAAAGATAGGGCCGGGCGAGATAGTTGAGGTCTCCATGAACCCGCTCAAGGTTACCATAAAGCGCCACCTCAAGCCCGGCAAGTTCTACGACGGCCTTGACATTCCGATAGAGTTCGGCGACTATGTGATTACTGAGATAGAGGCAGGTAAATGGTGGTTCGTCCACAGGTATTACGACAGAGACGGCAACCTAAAGGGCGAGTACTACAACATCAACACTCCCGTCGAGATTTACCCTGACAGGGCGCGCTACGTTGACCTTGAGGTCGACATCGTCAAGTGGCCGGACGGCAAGAAGGAGATAATCGACAAGGACAAGCTCACCGAGCACTACGAAGAGGGCATCATCACAGAGAAGCTCTACAAAGCCGTGCTCAGGATAACCCAGGAAGTGTTTGAGAGGGTTTGA